The Metopolophium dirhodum isolate CAU unplaced genomic scaffold, ASM1992520v1 scaffold45, whole genome shotgun sequence region GTATCGTAGTGTTGTTATCTCTGTCCAATCACAGAATTGCTGTCcacaattttactatataaacgAAAATTTCAGGAAAATTATACAACAGTCTCGTCTAGTATCGAATCTGAACCATACCAAGCACTATAAAAATCATGAGCGGACGCGGCAAAGCAGGAAAATCGAAGGGAGGCAAATCCAAGACCAGGTCGTCCCGCGCCGGACTCCAGTTCCCGGTCGGTCGTATCCATCGTCTGTTGAGAAAAGGAAACTACGCCGAACGTGTCGGAGCCGGAGCACCGGTATACCTGGCCGCCGTCATGGAGTACTTGGCAGCTGAAGTTTTGGAGTTGGCCGGTAACGCGGCCCGTGACAACAAGAAGTCTCGTATCATCCCCAGACATTTGCAATTGGCCATCAGGAACGACGAGGAGTTGAACAAATTGTTGTCCGGAGTGACCATCGCTCAAGGTGGTGTGTTGCCCAACATCCAAGCCGTGCTCTTGCCCAAGAAGACCGAGAAGAAGGCTTAACTTTGATACCCCTTACCCAACAAACACAGTTAAtaaaacggcccttttcagggccaccaaaatcaaaacaaacGTCCGTCCGAAGTTTTTTCAGCAGATGCACTAGACAGTGTAGGTAGTACTACACGTGTAGCTGTTGTTGCTTTCAGATTTTTAAGCGAATgccttgacattttttaatcgaGACCGGGCgcgattttacattaaatacacTTGGATAACGATTCTGAAGTGACTTAATTCCATTTCCTTCATATTTCGAGGAAGCCGTCACGTCTTGTGGCCTTTAACCTTAAAAATcggattaataaaaaatgatcacatcgaattattaataggtacactGTCAAAATAAGATGGCTCGTCGTCAAACGAATGTTTCTAATTAGACGctaattttactcaaatatgGCTACGCTGACCACTGGCGGCttacaaaacaacgtttttattaaaaaattatattttttatccttataattttttaagttttttactcttTTATACGACAACgtggtgttttttaattttatattccaaagcagaatatttttcttagtatttcgatacatagaagtggacaaacatttcgcggggtaaccccgtaacactccactccgctcatctaaactttaaatacttataactcatcaACTACTCGTCCCAAATTCGGTTTTCATGTATCGAAATaccaagaaaaatattctgctttggaatataaaattaaaaaacactatgttgtcgtataaaaaagtaaaaatctaaaaaaattataaggataaaaaatatttaaaaatataatttttttaataaaaacgttgttttataagcgatttgaaacgatgtaaaaaaaaaaaaaaattt contains the following coding sequences:
- the LOC132953470 gene encoding histone H2A-like, translated to MSGRGKAGKSKGGKSKTRSSRAGLQFPVGRIHRLLRKGNYAERVGAGAPVYLAAVMEYLAAEVLELAGNAARDNKKSRIIPRHLQLAIRNDEELNKLLSGVTIAQGGVLPNIQAVLLPKKTEKKA